One Maribacter cobaltidurans genomic window carries:
- a CDS encoding recombinase family protein, translated as MPGVSTAEQSLDLQLDALLKEGIAQKNIYTDKVSSTKEERKSLAKLLDYVREGDTIVVWKLDRLARSLIHFTKLMQELDEKGVKFRSITESFIDTTKKSSQSEFIINIFAALAQLERDIIIERTKAGLESAKRRGKVLGAPKGISKKNQQKAVLCEEYFIEGKLTVSEICERLDISRATYYKYLRFRGLSGQLRQYKT; from the coding sequence ATGCCCGGGGTAAGTACTGCAGAACAAAGTCTGGATTTACAATTGGATGCCCTTCTCAAAGAAGGAATTGCCCAAAAGAATATTTATACAGATAAAGTTTCGAGCACCAAGGAAGAACGGAAAAGTCTGGCCAAGCTGCTGGACTATGTTCGAGAAGGGGACACGATTGTGGTTTGGAAACTGGACCGGTTGGCGAGAAGCCTGATTCATTTCACAAAGCTGATGCAAGAACTCGATGAAAAGGGTGTAAAGTTTCGAAGTATTACAGAATCCTTTATCGATACTACCAAAAAGTCTTCCCAATCAGAATTCATCATAAACATCTTTGCAGCTTTGGCACAACTGGAACGTGATATAATCATTGAACGGACTAAGGCCGGTTTGGAATCAGCCAAACGCCGGGGTAAGGTTTTGGGTGCACCTAAAGGGATAAGTAAGAAAAATCAACAAAAAGCTGTACTTTGTGAGGAATACTTTATAGAGGGTAAACTCACAGTTTCAGAAATCTGCGAGAGATTGGATATTTCGAGAGCAACATATTACAAATATTTGCGGTTTCGTGGACTTTCAGGCCAATTAA